The genomic stretch CCTTGAGCACTCGACGGATCTCGCGGTGGACCTCACACAGGTCGGCGACGAAATCGAGTGCGCCGAAGCTGGTGAAGACGACGTCGAACGTGCCTGCCGGGTAGGGCAGTGCGCGGGCGTCCGCCACCTCTACCCTGAAATCGGTGCCATGGGCGGCGTTCAGCTGCCGTGCTGCCTCAACCATGCCCGGTGCGATATCGCAGGCGACGACGTCGAGGCCAAGCTTAGCCAAGTAACGCGAACACTGGGCAGCTCCCGATCCGATCTCAAGAATTCTTTTGCCGCGCAGACTTGTGGGCGAGCCGAGCAGTTCGACGTCGTGTTCCCGTAAACCCTCTGGTCCCCAGATGAAATCGGCTTCACCAAGAACTTCGCCGTAACGGCTCAAATATTCTTTCGCGTTATCAGACCACCAGGTCCGAGCCGCACGGGCGGGATCGTCGCTTGGGTGAACGGGAGTGAAACCTGCGGTCAACATGGCCTCCAAGTGTGGTCAATTAGGCATTTACGGCCGGTTTTAGGCTTGCTCACACGTGCGTGAAACCCGTAAAATAGGCCGGTGGTGCGGAAATCCTTCGGCACCATGAAGTAATTGTCCATACTAGTAAATAATCCGGAGTCACCAACTCTATGACCACGAACAACCAGACCTCCGTTGAGGTCGCGATCAACGATATCGGTACTGAAGAAGATCTCATTGCCGCGGTTGATGAAACCATCAAATACTTCAACGACGGCGATATCGTTGAGGGCACAGTAGTCAAGGTAGATCGAGACGAAGTCCTTCTCGACATCGGCTACAAGACCGAGGGTGTTATTCCCTCCAAAGAACTTTCCATCAAGCATGACATCGATCCTGACGATGTTGTTGAAGTTGGTGACCA from Trueperella bialowiezensis encodes the following:
- a CDS encoding class I SAM-dependent methyltransferase translates to MLTAGFTPVHPSDDPARAARTWWSDNAKEYLSRYGEVLGEADFIWGPEGLREHDVELLGSPTSLRGKRILEIGSGAAQCSRYLAKLGLDVVACDIAPGMVEAARQLNAAHGTDFRVEVADARALPYPAGTFDVVFTSFGALDFVADLCEVHREIRRVLKAGGSWVFSTSHPVKWFFADDPAAFDVTRSYFDRTPYLERDDDGTLEYAQFHHTLADHINALTDSGFQIIECVEPEWPAGRTVVWGSWGPIRSQKIPGTIIFSTRAV